A region from the Streptomyces lydicus genome encodes:
- a CDS encoding serine/threonine-protein kinase, with the protein MEPLEAADPRAAGPYQLLGRLGSGGMGRVFVGESVTGRRVAVKLVREDLAATPGFRDRFRREAKLAMRAGGFWTAPVVDADPDATMPWIASQYVEGPSLDEHVIQQGPLDEPEVRRLGTGLAEAIASFHRGGLVHRDLKPSNVLLVDDGPRVIDFGISKALETTGGTDLTKAGTVLGTPGFMSPEQALGQPVGPPSDVFSLGSLLVYAVTGAGPFGDGSSHALLFRVVYEAPDLSAVPDGLRGLVQDCLHKSPEGRPTADALLTRLAGVPRATVPDPRIAPRPVAETVSDADALAATGPQPASSTATTGPPKAPAEPVASAAPEAPEAPTVAPRGHRPVAEPPATLPAFTVEKWGLAAVLRRIRWPAVSALTIAGFLNLVGVMIHGSEAALALTLFLMLLHLLYGLKVSLPLLSPRTLRVGADGLYVRHGPSTLTVPWRDISSVTLTRKWNRRSITLTAALEEGTGTQVPSPLHAGTGVLKCTLVSPARNETGARLYGLDTALRHFAGGRYRSRPAAG; encoded by the coding sequence ATGGAGCCGTTGGAAGCTGCGGACCCACGGGCCGCCGGGCCGTATCAGCTGCTGGGACGTCTGGGCTCGGGCGGGATGGGCCGGGTGTTCGTCGGAGAATCCGTGACGGGACGGCGGGTTGCCGTGAAGCTCGTACGGGAGGATCTGGCGGCCACGCCCGGTTTTCGCGACAGGTTCCGGCGCGAGGCCAAGCTCGCGATGCGGGCGGGCGGATTCTGGACCGCGCCGGTCGTCGACGCGGACCCGGACGCCACCATGCCGTGGATCGCAAGCCAGTACGTCGAAGGCCCCTCGCTCGACGAGCACGTCATCCAGCAGGGCCCGTTGGACGAGCCCGAGGTGCGCAGGCTCGGCACGGGTCTGGCCGAGGCCATCGCCTCGTTCCACCGGGGCGGCCTTGTCCACCGCGACCTCAAGCCCTCCAACGTCCTGCTCGTCGACGACGGTCCGAGGGTCATCGACTTCGGCATCTCCAAGGCCCTGGAGACCACCGGCGGTACCGATCTGACCAAGGCCGGGACCGTCCTGGGCACGCCTGGCTTCATGTCGCCGGAGCAGGCGCTGGGGCAGCCGGTGGGCCCGCCCTCGGATGTCTTCTCGCTCGGCTCCCTGCTCGTCTACGCGGTCACCGGCGCCGGACCCTTCGGCGACGGGTCCTCCCACGCGCTGCTGTTCCGGGTGGTGTACGAGGCACCCGATCTCAGCGCCGTGCCGGACGGCCTGCGGGGGCTGGTGCAGGACTGTCTGCACAAGTCTCCAGAGGGCCGCCCCACCGCCGACGCGCTCCTCACACGTCTCGCGGGCGTACCGCGGGCGACGGTCCCCGACCCGCGCATCGCGCCGAGGCCCGTGGCGGAGACCGTTTCCGACGCGGATGCCCTGGCGGCCACCGGACCGCAGCCCGCGAGCTCAACGGCCACGACCGGGCCGCCCAAGGCACCCGCGGAGCCTGTGGCATCCGCGGCACCTGAGGCACCTGAGGCACCCACGGTGGCGCCGCGCGGGCATCGGCCGGTTGCCGAACCGCCGGCCACGCTCCCCGCGTTCACCGTCGAGAAATGGGGCCTCGCGGCGGTCTTGCGCCGCATCCGATGGCCGGCCGTTTCGGCGTTGACGATCGCAGGCTTCCTGAACTTGGTCGGAGTGATGATCCATGGGTCCGAGGCCGCGTTGGCGTTGACGCTCTTCCTCATGCTGCTGCATCTGCTCTACGGGTTGAAAGTTTCGTTGCCGCTCCTCAGCCCCAGGACACTGCGGGTCGGCGCAGACGGGCTCTATGTGCGGCACGGCCCGTCCACGCTCACGGTGCCCTGGCGGGACATCTCCTCCGTCACGCTCACCCGGAAGTGGAACAGGCGCAGCATCACCCTGACGGCGGCCCTCGAAGAAGGAACGGGCACCCAGGTCCCCTCCCCGCTCCACGCCGGGACGGGTGTGCTGAAGTGCACGCTCGTCTCCCCCGCGAGGAACGAGACGGGCGCCCGCCTTTACGGCCTCGATACCGCACTGCGGCACTTCGCGGGCGGCCGCTACCGGTCGCGTCCCGCCGCGGGCTGA